The window AGCTCGCGCTCCAGGCCGAGCGGAAAACGACCGGGTTGTACTACTGTGCTGCGTGCTTGCTTAATGGCCCGCCACCAGTAGTCTCGCTGGCGGTCATGCTCCGCGTGTGACAACGGGTCCTCCTGTTGGCTCTGCGGCTGGAGATCGAGAGGAGTGCGCAGCTGGGCGGCGCGCTTGGGATTCTGCTGTAGTTGTTGATAGACCTCCTCGACGCTCAGGCTCTCTAAATCAGGCTCGCGCAAATGTCCCCTGGGCAGCTCTAGCCCTTCCAGATGGGCAATGATGCCATTGACAACGATATCGGCAGCAATGTTCCAGAGGTGCGCATCACGCTGGCCGCGCCTTGGCACATGCTGCAGGGCGGTGTGGAGCACCTCGTGGGTCAGCACCCCCAGGCGCTCGGCAGGCGTCAGCTGGAGCCAGAAGGCGGGATTGAACGTGATGCTGCGCCCGTCTGTCATGGCTGTGTCGACACTATCGTTCACTTTAATCTGGGCGAAGAGGCTCAGAGTGGCGAAAAAGGGCTGCCGTAGACGAAGCTGGAGAATCGCGCCGCTGATCTGCTTGTGAACATTGTGGTGCTCCTGCATGGCATCTCCTCCTTGGAGCGAAGCGGCTCAGGCGAAGGCTGAGCGCGGGCAGCCTCTGGCTATAATGAGCGTGCTGCTCCTCCTTCGTTCATTGTTGTGGATTGAGTAGCTCCATGTACTCGGCAAACAGCTTCTGGAGCTGCTGGTTGCGCTGGGCCAGGGCGGCCAGCTTGCCTAGCTCGTTGCGCGCGCGCAGCAGGCGGAAGAGATCCGTGGCGAAGAGCTGAACCCATTCGGGTTGGGCTTTCTGGCTCATCCAGACGAAAGCCTGATAGCACTGCTGCAGGGTTGAGGCGCGCGTCGCCAGAGCAACCGTGATGGCATAGCGCAGCGATGGCTCGCTCGGAAAGGCGATCTGCTCGCCTGCCCCCTCAAGGATAGCCTCGACATCGGGGAGGCGCTCGTAGAGGGCCATGAATGCCTCAAACTCGGCGGCGGCCCCCTGGCCCACTGCCGGAGCGATATCCAGTCCGGCCTTGTAGAGAGCGTCGGCCATCATCCAGGTGCGTGGGGAAGGCCAGGCTGGCTGCTGCGGATCGAGCTTGTGCAGCAGCTCGGGACGGAAGGCCAGGAAGGCTAATAAGTGCTCGTGTATGCCCTGCTCCAGAGCGTAGGTTTTAAAGCTATCGAAGTTCGGTTCCACGAAGAGATGGATAAAGCGGTTGCTCAGCGGTGCGGGCATATCGAAGACGGCGGCGCGATCTTCTTTGCGATTGCCAGCGGCCCAGATGAACCAGCCTTCGGGGACGGTGTAGCTGCCGACGCGCCGGTCGAGAATCAGCTGCTGGGCGATGCCCTGGATTGTGGGCGGAGCCAGGTTGAGCTCATCAAGGAAGAGGATGCCCCGGCCCGCGCGCGGCAGAAACTCAGGCGGATACCAGCGGGCTGTCCCTTCCTCGGCCACGGGCAGACCGCGCAGATCGGTCGGTGCCAGCTGTGAGAGACGCAGGTCGATCAGCTCCAGACCGTGGGCCCGTGCCGTCTGCGCGACAATGCTGGATTTACCAATGCCAGGCGGCCCCCAGATCATGGTGCTCATCATCAGGCGTCGACTCACCAGACCGGACAGAAAGTGTGCCAGGGCATCAGGTCGCATGAGGCTCTTTCTCCCTCCTTTATGGGTATTCTTGTCTTCAGCGAGCGAGGTCAGATCTGCTATCTAGCCTGCGAAAAAGCCTTCCCACCTGTCAACTCCCTGGCTGACTGGCCAGGCGAGCGCGAGCAGCGGCGCGCACAAAGCAATTGCCATCGCGGGCCAGGGTCTCCAGCAAGCTGGGCGGCGCGGCGACATGCCGGCTCACAAGATAGCGCTCAACCCAGCGGCCCGATTCGGCGAACAGCTCCAGTAAAGCTGGCGGCAGATCTGGCCGCTGCAGAAGCAGTGGACGCAGACGCGAGGGCAGGTCAGCTTTGATAATCTCTTCACGCAGGGTCTCTAGCAGATACTCGAAGATCAGGTTCTGACCTTGGGCAGAGACCTGGGGATGAGTCGCGACTGTGATTGCTACTTCGCTATCGTTCAGGCGGAGCAGCTGCTCTAGCAGCGTCAGCGGAGCGGCAGGGTGAGCTGCCAGAGAGCGAAGAATCTCGATGGGTTGCGCGTTCTCTTCTGCCACGAGGGCTGCGCGTTGGCGACGCCACTCGCTCAGGTAGTGGGTGGCAAGGCGCTCCAGCAGGGACACGGGCAAGTGCGGCTGCTGGCACAAGGCCAGATGGATCTCGCGGTCATCAAGCTCCACAAGACGCGCCAGGATCTCGGTGGGGGTCTGGGGATTACGAGCCAGACCAGCCAGCACAGCGCGATCCTGCTTGCGGGAGGCGGCCAGATGGTGCAAGATCTCTGGCGCTAGCGCTGGATGGGAGGCGGCACGCCGACGGACCATCTCCTCTGGATGGGCGCAGAGCTGCTCGGCGAACTCTGTGGGCAGACACGGGTTGCCTGCCAGCGCGAGCACCACTTCCAGTGCGGGGTCGCGGGTCAGAGAAGCAATGAGCGTCGCCGGCAGCCCTGGGTGAGCGGCGACGGCAGCCCGCACCTGAGGGGACTCATCCGCGGCCAGAGGCCGGAACAAGGCGCTCTCAGGCGGCAAATAGGGCACAACGGCGGCCCGGACCTCAGCGCTGGCATCGGTGGCAAACAGCTCACGCTCGCTGGCACCTAGCGCGGGATGGCTGGCCACTGCCCGCCGGACCTCGGATTCGGGACTATGGACCAGGCGCGCTAACGCCTGCGCTGGAAGCTGAGGGTGAAGGGCGGCAGCGCTGCGTACCTGGCCGCTGGGGTCCTCTATCAACGACAGCAACAGAGCAGGAGGCGTAGCGGGATTGGCCGCCACGGCGCTGCGAATCTCTACCTCTGGCCCCTTCGCCAGATCCTGAAGAAGCTCAGGAGGAAGTGCCGCCAGCCTCACAACCTCAGCGCGGACCGCTAACGGTCCCTCGCTGACCAGCTTCAGCAACGTTCCCTGGTGCAGGTGGGGGAAGCTGGCCAGCAAAAGCCGACGCCAGCACTCGTCGTCTGGCAGATAGATCCCCTCAACCAACTCAGGATAGAGATCGGGCATGGCTAACGCCAGGAGCACCAGCGTCGAGCTGAAAGAACGGGGATAGAGGCCAACCTGACTGCTACGCCGCTCGTAATCAGCCACCGCTTCGCTGGCGATGTGCTGCCACTGCTGGTTAAACTCGGAAATCTCACCTGCGATGGCTACGTGCCACTGTAAGGCCCACATGGTTTCATCGGAGAACCAGCGAATGCGACTGAGATTCACGTCCTCATTGAGCCAGCGTAACCAGAGCAGAGGCGTCTCTTCGCAGCGTAAGAGTTGCAGCCAGGCCTGGGGCGAGGCTTGTTTAATAAAATCGGGCTGCGTCAGGTTCAAAAGGGGCAGAATAGGATTGGAAAGAAATTCGTGAGGAAACTCGCGCGCCAGCTCCAGCAACAGGTCAAGCGAAGTATTCGGATTGCGTGCCACGGCCCGGCGTACGGTCAGATCGCGTTCCCTGCTCAGCTGCTCCAGTGCAGCGGGCGGCGTCGCCGGGTTGGCAGCGACCAGGGGACGCAGGGCAGGCTGTTGACTCAGCTCGATCAATCGCTCAGGGGTCGTGTCAAGATCTTGAGCTTCAGCGACCAGCTCGGGAGGCACGTTTTCTGTTGTCATAGGCCAGAAGATCCATCGTAGTCTAGTGCTCGACTATTGAGAATGCTGCTTCACGTACTGGAGTAGCGTCAACGGCAGGCGGCGCGCGAAGCAACTCGCTGTCAAGTCAAGCAAGGAGAGCAGAAGCATAGGCTGAGCAAGAGTCGCCCTCGGCGGCGGCTCTCCGGGCTAGCCCACTGGCAGACAGATAGGTGAGTGACTCGTGGAAACTACTATAGACGACAAGGTGGGTCTCTGTCAATCTGATCCCTGGCCTGCCTGGACGCCCTGCGGTTGGTCCGGTGTAGACGGAAATTCGCTGGACCTCCTCACCTGCCTGCCAAGGGCTGGCAGCCACATTCCTCCCGAGACCACTTAGCTGTGGTGTGAGATCGGCTCTCACTATTCTGCTGCTACAGTCAGAAGTTCTCCTCCGCTCTTGAGATCCGCTCGCAAGGCCATCTCGTTAAGCGTCGTCTTGTATAACTTCTTATGAGAAGAGACGCTATTTTTAACAAACTATTAATATCCATCTGGTTTAGATAGGTGCTATACTCTCTAGCTGTATAGAAGAAACTATTCAAGTGTTCTCCCTATTCTCTGTCAGGAGCGCCTAAATGTTGGCAGATCGCCGTCTAGAGCTGCAATCAGGGTATGAGGTGGAGCGGAGCCAGTGGCAGGAAGCTTCT is drawn from Thermogemmatispora onikobensis and contains these coding sequences:
- a CDS encoding AAA family ATPase, producing the protein MRPDALAHFLSGLVSRRLMMSTMIWGPPGIGKSSIVAQTARAHGLELIDLRLSQLAPTDLRGLPVAEEGTARWYPPEFLPRAGRGILFLDELNLAPPTIQGIAQQLILDRRVGSYTVPEGWFIWAAGNRKEDRAAVFDMPAPLSNRFIHLFVEPNFDSFKTYALEQGIHEHLLAFLAFRPELLHKLDPQQPAWPSPRTWMMADALYKAGLDIAPAVGQGAAAEFEAFMALYERLPDVEAILEGAGEQIAFPSEPSLRYAITVALATRASTLQQCYQAFVWMSQKAQPEWVQLFATDLFRLLRARNELGKLAALAQRNQQLQKLFAEYMELLNPQQ
- a CDS encoding vWA domain-containing protein — translated: MQEHHNVHKQISGAILQLRLRQPFFATLSLFAQIKVNDSVDTAMTDGRSITFNPAFWLQLTPAERLGVLTHEVLHTALQHVPRRGQRDAHLWNIAADIVVNGIIAHLEGLELPRGHLREPDLESLSVEEVYQQLQQNPKRAAQLRTPLDLQPQSQQEDPLSHAEHDRQRDYWWRAIKQARSTVVQPGRFPLGLERELARIEPSRLDWRSYLWRFLTQTPSDFSGFDRRFIGQRLYLDAQDNEQLYVYIAIDTSGSISDSDSGLFLSELRGILAAYPHVIGQLYYVDTACYGPYEVSSVSAELPPPRGRGGTDFTP